The genome window CTTTCCTGAGCCGGATTCATTCCCTGGCCATAATCCCCAACTTTTTCCATCTGACCTATGTCGAAAACAGGGGAGCTGCCTTTGGTTTTTTAGCCGAAACCAGTGCCCGGTTCCGTATCCCGTTCTTTATTTTCATTTCTCTGGTGGCCATTGTGGTGATTGTTATTCTTTACCGGAAAGCGGAAGGAGGGGCCTGGATCCATCTGGCATTGATCTTTATTCTGGGAGGCGCACTGGGGAACCTTATCGACCGGCTGCGGTTTGGCTGGGTAATCGATTTTCTGGACTTTCACTGGTACCACCATCATTGGCCTGCCTTTAATGTGGCTGATACCGCCATCTCCATCGGAGTGGGCATGCTGATTATCGATATGTTTTTGAGCAAGAAAGGGAGAATATCCGGTGCATCCCATACTTTTTAAGCTCGGTCCGGTTACCATTTACACCTATGGTTTTTTTATTGCCCTGGCTTTTATTGCCGGTATCCTCTGGGCTTCGCGGGAAGCCAGACAACTGGGGGAAAATCCGGAGCGGATCATGGATCTTGGATTTTTCATCACCCTTGCGGCTATCATCGGCTCCCGCATCCTCTTCATTTTCCTGAATATCCAGGAATACCTCGAGCATCCGGGGAATATCGTAAAAATCTGGGAGGGAGGGCTGGTTTTTTATGGCGGATTGATCGCCAGCATTCTGACAGGATTGTTTTACCTGAAAAAGCACCGCCTCCGGGTCTGGAAATATGCCGACATTCTCGCCCCGGCCATTGCCCTGGGGCAGGGCATTGGCCGAATCGGCTGCCTGATGGCCGGTTGCTGTTATGGAAAAGAAACCTCCTGTCCCTGGGCTATCCGCTTTACCGATCCCCATAGCCTGGCTGTGCTGAACGTTCCGCTTCATCCAACGCAAATTTATGAGGCCGTCGGTGCCCTGCTCATATTTGGCCTTTTACTCGGATTGAGAAAAAAGAAAAGCTTTGAAGGACAGATCTTCTGGACGTATATTGCCTTGTATTCAGCGCTCCGGTTTGTGATTGAATTTTTCCGCGGTGATGAAGTCCGGGCCTTCTTCTGGCATACCCTTTCCCTTACTCAGGTTATCGGGATCGCTCTTTTTCTGAGCTCCCTCTATATGCTCTGGACCTTGAAAAAAGTGGCTGCCGGGCGCTGAGAAGGTGAAACCCGGTACCGGCATCTTGTTACCAGGCCGTGAAAATCCGGCCGTCCGTCCCATCCGGCCCGATCAAACTACAACCAGTGACTAAGAATTCCCCTGTATCTTACTCATGAACTCCCGATATATCTCTTCGCTCAGTGATTTATTGGTGTACAATTTTTTTAATTCTGCTTTTGCCTGTTCAGAGGTAAGGACTCCTTCACAATACAGATTGTACAAAGCTTGGGCCATTCCCTCCTGTCGTCCTTTTTCAATGCCTATTCTTTCGGCAGTAGTGATATAAGCCATTTTCTTTTCCTCCTCAAATGCCCTGATCTCATCTTGAAACTGGCGAGAAAGCTCCTTCGGTAAAACAAGCAGCCAGTCAATGAAGCGATAAAGGTTAAAAATATCTCCTCGACTATACCCTTTGTTATACAGCATCTTAACCAGGCTCAGCTTCCATAGGAGCCTGCTCTGATAGTCTCTTTTTGTCTCTAAGCTCTTAAGATGAGCCAGCACAATGATCCCAAAGGGATTGCGGCTGGCCTCAAGCTCCTCCTCTCGATATATGATT of bacterium contains these proteins:
- the lspA gene encoding signal peptidase II, with amino-acid sequence MKSPKAALSILAAILALDVGTKYLAQAFLSRIHSLAIIPNFFHLTYVENRGAAFGFLAETSARFRIPFFIFISLVAIVVIVILYRKAEGGAWIHLALIFILGGALGNLIDRLRFGWVIDFLDFHWYHHHWPAFNVADTAISIGVGMLIIDMFLSKKGRISGASHTF
- the lgt gene encoding prolipoprotein diacylglyceryl transferase, whose amino-acid sequence is MHPILFKLGPVTIYTYGFFIALAFIAGILWASREARQLGENPERIMDLGFFITLAAIIGSRILFIFLNIQEYLEHPGNIVKIWEGGLVFYGGLIASILTGLFYLKKHRLRVWKYADILAPAIALGQGIGRIGCLMAGCCYGKETSCPWAIRFTDPHSLAVLNVPLHPTQIYEAVGALLIFGLLLGLRKKKSFEGQIFWTYIALYSALRFVIEFFRGDEVRAFFWHTLSLTQVIGIALFLSSLYMLWTLKKVAAGR